The genomic segment ATTCTACAAACTACTCATCATAGTTCTTTAATTCACAGGTTCGCGTGAATTTGTCAGGGTTAGTAGAACGGGAAAACCAGATGATTTGCTGAATTCAGTTGTTGGAGGCCTTGGCAGCGGAGCTATTCTTGGACGCCTTCAAGGTCAGAATCTAAAAATTAAGCATTAAAATTCCTGTCTGTATCAAGTGATTTATGGCATTTGGATGGCCTttacaaacaaaaaaaatccGGGACCTAATTTTTACTTCTGTTTTTCTCTTGAAGCCAAAAATCTCTACTCCatccaaaaagaaaaaaaaattactgcCTTTCCTTTTTTTGGTTTTAAATAGAAACAATTCTTAACAAAGCACTTTTTAAAGCCAGGTGCTGCTTTATCTAAAGTAGCTCTTAATCTCCAGCCTTCTAAATTGCACACTTGGTTGAATGTAAAACTTGCAAACAAATTATTGTGGTACTTTATGCATGTTTTGCATTTTATGAACACTCTattctaaaaaaattatagaCATGCTTGATTTTGTTTGTTTGTGGTTTGTGTTTCTAATGGGCGAAGATCAACATAGATTGGTTTTACATTTACTttcaacttttgtaaatttagtgGTTTCTCACTTTACTATTCTCCCCTTGCATGAATGCAAAATTTAGGGTCCCCCCTCATTCTTTATTCTAGCTTCTGCTCAAGATTTCGTTCATGGATATTCATATTTGATCTTGCTGCCTCATACATCAACTCTCTCTGATGAGAATACCTGGAAAGTATCATCACTCGCAATGCACTAACTATTCATAAATCCTCCAATTCTGTTCATCCTTGGGGAAATCTTTTATTTGTGTCTTCTTTGTCTGTTTTTCTATGAATCTGTGGTACAAAGAAGCGATATTATTCATAGAAAGAGACTGGTTTGTTACTATTAGACGTTTGATAATAAAACTTGAGCGGGAGAGATAAGTGTAAAGATGACAAATTCTATCATAACTTTCGTAGTATCTCCGATCTATATGGCATGATATACATTTATATGTATAGCTCTTGAATGAGAGTACATTTAACCTTTAGCAGAATAATTACCAGCCTTTCTTGTGAACGTCTGAACCTTTTTGAttcatttgaattttctttatGTTCTGCATATTTGATTCTTGTTAATTGAACAATTAGTCACCTCTCTTGGTTATGTTTCATTAGCTGGTCAAGCTGGTGCTGTTCGATATTCGGTTATTTTTGCTGCTGTTGGGACGGCTGTTGATTATGCTACAATAAAATTAAGACATGTCATAAGCGAATTCCGGGATAAAAGTGGCGGTTGGTTCAAGTTGCCGGAGTGGTCACCCATACAGGTACTTGATGATGAAGCAGTTGCTGCGAAACGTGCTCGGGAACAAGACATATATAGAACTGTCCATAATCTGAAAAAAGAAGAATCATGATATATCTTTTAGTTCCTCTTTATTAGCTGTCTGTCTTACTTCTGGATGTGAATCTTGATCTTCTGACTTACAAGGATTCGGCTCATTTCTTTACTACACAGTTATATCGGATATGTATGAAAACTGTGTTTATGCTTTCGTTTTTCTC from the Primulina tabacum isolate GXHZ01 chromosome 16, ASM2559414v2, whole genome shotgun sequence genome contains:
- the LOC142530060 gene encoding uncharacterized protein LOC142530060; this encodes MGAIDDNPDQDISSPSSVTSLDPWKHRILIPALLAGVAGGGVGLISKHGKVLGLSKTAAAYASNFAIVTGCYCGSREFVRVSRTGKPDDLLNSVVGGLGSGAILGRLQAGQAGAVRYSVIFAAVGTAVDYATIKLRHVISEFRDKSGGWFKLPEWSPIQVLDDEAVAAKRAREQDIYRTVHNLKKEES